In a single window of the Methylophaga frappieri genome:
- a CDS encoding response regulator transcription factor produces the protein MAESVLNTVVLVVDDTPDTLAFLHDALDESGYTVLVADNGESALEISRNASPDIVLLDALMPGMDGFEVCRALKQDLSTRHIPVIFMTGLTESEHVVSGFSAGGIDYVTKPLSPVEVIARINTHLKNSRLINQTQGALDAFGQAAIAVYPKTGKVIWQTPLARQLINTYCPSDDALNNQETPAQLQTWLDSLKQGGEQRLRSFIINNPNGRLIFNPADLQSEDQWLILLREESETAQIEALRALFSLTKRESEVLHWVILGKTDKSIGEILGTSPRTINKHMEHVFTKLGVETRTAAASLAVNKLRTVSGNNQRPS, from the coding sequence ATGGCTGAATCTGTGTTGAATACGGTCGTGCTTGTCGTTGACGATACGCCCGATACCTTAGCATTTTTACACGACGCGCTGGATGAGTCCGGTTATACCGTGCTGGTTGCGGATAATGGTGAATCCGCATTGGAAATCAGCCGCAATGCGTCACCCGATATTGTCTTGCTTGATGCCCTTATGCCGGGGATGGATGGGTTTGAGGTGTGTCGCGCACTGAAACAAGATTTAAGTACCCGACATATTCCAGTGATTTTTATGACCGGGCTGACCGAGTCGGAACATGTGGTTTCCGGATTTTCTGCTGGCGGCATTGATTATGTGACTAAGCCGCTGAGTCCGGTTGAGGTGATTGCAAGAATCAACACCCACCTAAAAAACTCCCGGTTGATTAACCAAACCCAAGGCGCTTTGGATGCTTTCGGTCAGGCGGCGATAGCCGTTTACCCCAAAACAGGAAAAGTCATCTGGCAGACGCCGCTCGCCAGACAGCTCATTAACACCTATTGTCCGTCGGATGATGCGCTAAACAACCAAGAGACGCCAGCACAGCTTCAAACGTGGCTGGATAGTCTAAAACAGGGCGGCGAGCAGCGGTTAAGATCATTTATCATCAATAACCCGAATGGGCGGTTAATCTTTAATCCGGCAGATCTTCAAAGTGAAGATCAGTGGCTGATTTTACTTCGTGAAGAGTCTGAAACAGCGCAGATTGAAGCGTTACGGGCATTGTTCAGCTTGACTAAGCGGGAGTCTGAAGTCCTGCATTGGGTGATTCTGGGCAAAACAGACAAAAGTATTGGTGAAATTCTAGGTACCAGTCCCCGCACGATTAATAAGCATATGGAGCATGTTTTTACCAAGCTGGGGGTGGAAACGCGGACGGCGGCTGCATCGCTGGCAGTCAATAAACTTCGCACGGTGAGTGGAAACAATCAACGCCCGTCATAA
- a CDS encoding ATP-binding protein — MSSNDALMDSSDQNAPQRIVKIRRDYNTWVANETLEDYALRFTPHAFRKWSIFRVSNTALGAISFLVLEVIGGTLAVNFGFLNAFWAILTISLIIFLTSLPISYYAAKYGLDMDLLTRGAGFGYIGSTISSFVYATFTFILFALEAVIMAYALSMYFELPIYVWYLISAIVIIPLVTHGVTLISRIQMITQPVWLFLMMLPFVFIFAKEPETVRGLMHFAGSSGYDAGFNIYMFGTAIAIGMALIPQVGEQVDFLRFMPEKNSQNRFRWHLGVILAGPGWIFIGMIKMFAGALLAYLAITATRSVEEAVNPTHMYHIAFAYVFDNADVLLAVTVFFVVLSQVKINITNAYAGSLAWSNFFARLTHSHPGRVVWLLFNVVIATMLMLFDVFQALEQILGLYSNIAISWITAVVADLVINKPLGLSPKGVEFRRAYLFDINPVGVGAMAIASVLSVLAFIGVFGLEVQSFSSFIAMFAALICSPLIAWWTKGKYYLAREPHQFRTGITRAVCSICEREFEIDDIAHCPAYQGPICSLCCCLDARCNDACKPHAKLDSQWYAWMTRLLPKSLWGYIQHGVGHYILLMGMTVLLLGAIFGLIYLHISLTTTANAAHILPEIRVGFFKAFAALVLVSGIIVWWLILTSQSRNVAQQESNHQTRLLQREIRLHEQTDAELQQARISAEQANEAKSRYITGISHELRTPLNSILGYAQLMDNKSSVPADQKNAIKVILRSGEHLLSLIEGTLDIARIESGKLQFDVKSLRFPEYIQQIVSMFELQAINKGLQFDYDISPGLPAVVRADHKRLSQILINIIGNAVKYTSEGGISLRFNHAREFLTIEIQDTGPGIKANELEHIFEPFARGSSAQGIGGTGLGLTISKLLTELMGGVLHVKSVVGEGTMFSIRLFLPSVRVEESLPLLATHMPMGYQGPRRKILVVDNEPIDRELLLNVLIPLGFEVKEAASGAECLQLYPEFQPEIIFMDLAMPEMDGWETCHLIRNVHKSSVTIGIISANAFDKNLENSSGITAKDFILKPVNLIELINWIGERLNIEWITPDSKAESEIQRSSSLLPPREIMEKLISLLNLGYLAGVRQLIDEIEADKLADAVFIAEIREMASRMQLSKLKTFIETKLANG, encoded by the coding sequence TTGAGCAGTAATGATGCGTTGATGGATTCATCAGACCAAAATGCGCCCCAGCGTATTGTCAAAATCCGCCGTGATTACAATACGTGGGTCGCCAATGAAACGCTGGAAGACTACGCCCTGCGTTTTACTCCCCACGCTTTCAGAAAATGGTCTATTTTTCGTGTCTCGAATACGGCTTTAGGCGCTATTTCTTTTTTGGTGCTGGAAGTCATCGGCGGTACGCTGGCGGTTAACTTCGGTTTTCTTAATGCTTTTTGGGCGATTCTGACGATTAGCCTGATCATTTTCCTGACCAGCCTGCCCATCAGTTATTACGCAGCCAAATATGGCTTAGATATGGACTTACTGACGCGTGGTGCCGGGTTTGGTTATATCGGATCAACCATTTCGTCCTTCGTGTACGCCACTTTCACGTTTATTCTCTTTGCGCTTGAAGCCGTGATCATGGCCTATGCATTAAGCATGTATTTCGAGCTGCCGATCTATGTCTGGTATCTGATTTCGGCCATTGTGATTATTCCCCTTGTCACGCATGGGGTGACGCTCATCAGTCGAATTCAAATGATTACGCAGCCTGTTTGGTTGTTTTTAATGATGCTGCCATTCGTGTTCATTTTTGCTAAAGAGCCTGAAACGGTACGCGGACTGATGCATTTTGCCGGCAGTTCAGGCTACGACGCCGGCTTCAATATTTATATGTTTGGAACGGCCATTGCGATAGGCATGGCGCTGATTCCGCAAGTTGGGGAACAAGTGGATTTCTTGCGGTTTATGCCTGAAAAAAATAGCCAAAACCGGTTCCGGTGGCATTTAGGGGTGATCTTGGCGGGACCCGGCTGGATTTTTATCGGCATGATAAAAATGTTTGCTGGTGCCTTGCTTGCCTATCTTGCGATCACCGCAACAAGGTCGGTAGAAGAAGCCGTTAATCCAACGCATATGTATCACATTGCTTTTGCTTATGTCTTTGATAATGCGGATGTGCTGTTGGCTGTAACAGTCTTTTTTGTGGTGCTGTCGCAGGTCAAAATCAATATTACCAATGCCTATGCCGGCTCGCTGGCTTGGTCTAACTTTTTTGCCCGGCTGACGCACAGCCATCCGGGGCGGGTGGTGTGGCTGCTGTTCAATGTGGTCATTGCTACCATGCTGATGTTATTCGATGTGTTTCAGGCTTTGGAACAGATCCTCGGTTTATATTCAAATATTGCCATTTCCTGGATAACGGCGGTGGTTGCAGATTTAGTCATCAATAAGCCACTTGGGTTGAGTCCTAAAGGGGTTGAATTTAGACGTGCTTACTTATTCGACATCAATCCGGTTGGCGTTGGCGCGATGGCCATTGCATCGGTGCTTTCTGTGTTGGCATTTATCGGCGTATTTGGCCTGGAAGTGCAATCTTTTTCTTCATTTATCGCCATGTTTGCCGCCTTAATTTGTTCTCCATTAATTGCGTGGTGGACCAAGGGGAAATATTACCTGGCTCGTGAGCCTCATCAGTTTCGTACAGGGATAACCAGAGCTGTTTGCAGTATTTGTGAGCGTGAATTTGAAATTGATGACATTGCCCATTGCCCAGCTTATCAAGGCCCTATTTGTTCGTTGTGCTGTTGTCTGGATGCACGCTGTAATGATGCCTGTAAACCGCATGCCAAACTGGACTCGCAATGGTATGCCTGGATGACGCGACTATTGCCCAAATCACTTTGGGGCTATATTCAACACGGCGTTGGTCATTACATTCTGTTAATGGGGATGACGGTGCTGTTGCTGGGGGCAATATTTGGTCTGATTTATCTGCATATTTCGCTGACGACCACAGCCAATGCTGCCCATATTTTGCCAGAAATTAGAGTGGGCTTTTTTAAAGCTTTTGCTGCATTAGTGCTGGTTAGTGGCATCATTGTCTGGTGGTTAATTTTGACATCACAAAGCCGTAATGTGGCGCAGCAAGAATCCAATCATCAAACGCGATTATTGCAGCGTGAAATTCGCTTGCATGAACAAACCGATGCGGAGTTACAACAGGCGCGTATTTCTGCGGAGCAGGCAAATGAAGCGAAAAGTCGTTATATCACCGGTATCAGTCATGAACTACGAACGCCGTTAAACAGTATTCTGGGCTATGCCCAGTTGATGGATAACAAGAGCAGTGTGCCAGCGGATCAAAAGAATGCCATTAAAGTCATTTTACGCAGTGGCGAGCACCTTTTGTCTTTGATCGAAGGCACATTGGATATCGCTAGGATTGAAAGCGGGAAATTGCAATTTGACGTCAAATCACTGCGTTTTCCGGAATATATTCAGCAAATTGTCAGCATGTTTGAACTACAAGCGATTAATAAAGGCTTACAGTTTGATTATGATATCAGCCCGGGTTTGCCGGCCGTGGTGCGTGCTGACCACAAACGACTCAGTCAAATATTAATTAACATCATTGGCAATGCGGTCAAGTACACCAGTGAGGGGGGCATTTCGTTAAGGTTTAATCATGCTCGTGAGTTTTTAACGATTGAAATACAAGATACTGGCCCGGGCATTAAGGCGAATGAACTTGAGCATATCTTCGAACCATTTGCTCGTGGAAGCAGTGCCCAAGGGATTGGTGGCACAGGCTTGGGCCTGACAATTAGTAAATTACTGACAGAGCTTATGGGTGGGGTATTACACGTTAAGAGTGTCGTTGGCGAAGGTACGATGTTTTCTATCCGTTTGTTCTTGCCTTCTGTCCGTGTTGAAGAGTCATTGCCATTGCTGGCCACGCATATGCCAATGGGGTATCAGGGGCCGCGCCGAAAAATTCTGGTTGTTGATAATGAGCCGATTGATCGGGAGCTATTATTGAATGTGCTGATTCCGCTGGGATTTGAGGTGAAAGAGGCGGCATCAGGTGCAGAATGTTTGCAACTTTATCCCGAGTTTCAACCTGAGATCATTTTTATGGACTTAGCAATGCCGGAGATGGATGGCTGGGAGACCTGTCATTTAATCCGCAATGTGCATAAATCGTCAGTGACTATTGGGATTATCTCGGCAAATGCTTTTGATAAAAATCTGGAAAATAGTTCGGGTATTACCGCCAAGGATTTTATTCTTAAACCCGTTAATTTAATTGAGTTAATCAACTGGATTGGTGAACGCTTAAACATAGAATGGATTACGCCGGATAGCAAGGCAGAATCTGAAATTCAGCGTTCATCATCGCTTTTACCACCTCGTGAGATCATGGAAAAACTGATATCGTTACTCAATCTCGGTTATTTGGCTGGTGTTCGTCAGTTAATCGACGAAATCGAAGCTGACAAGCTGGCTGATGCGGTGTTTATTGCCGAAATACGTGAGATGGCTTCGCGCATGCAGCTGAGTAAACTCAAAACCTTTATTGAAACCAAATTAGCTAATGGCTGA
- the ureG gene encoding urease accessory protein UreG — MKEPLRVGIGGPVGSGKTALTLALCKHLRDKYNIAVVTNDIYTKEDAEFLTRNEALTADRIIGVETGGCPHTAIREDASMNLEAVAQLSQRFDPLDIVFVESGGDNLAATFSPELSDLTIYVIDVSAGEKIPRKGGPGITKSDLLIINKTDLAPLVGASLEVMDRDAKRMRGERPFVFSNLKKEQGLDNIIAFIEKQGLMLG, encoded by the coding sequence ATGAAAGAACCATTGCGAGTGGGTATCGGTGGCCCGGTTGGGTCTGGTAAAACCGCATTAACATTAGCGCTCTGTAAGCATTTGCGCGACAAATACAATATTGCTGTGGTAACCAATGATATTTATACCAAGGAAGATGCCGAGTTTTTAACACGTAACGAAGCTTTAACAGCAGATCGTATTATTGGTGTGGAAACAGGCGGCTGCCCGCATACCGCGATTCGAGAAGATGCCTCGATGAATCTTGAGGCGGTGGCTCAGTTGAGTCAGCGGTTTGATCCCTTGGATATTGTTTTTGTCGAAAGCGGTGGCGACAATCTGGCGGCGACGTTTAGTCCAGAACTCTCTGATCTGACTATTTATGTGATTGATGTGTCTGCGGGTGAAAAGATTCCCCGTAAGGGAGGCCCAGGTATTACTAAATCAGACTTATTGATTATTAATAAAACAGATTTAGCGCCATTAGTCGGTGCCTCACTGGAGGTGATGGACCGTGATGCAAAACGAATGCGAGGCGAGCGTCCTTTTGTGTTTAGTAACCTGAAAAAAGAACAGGGTCTGGATAACATTATTGCCTTTATTGAAAAGCAAGGTTTAATGTTGGGTTAG
- a CDS encoding urease accessory protein UreF, translating into MSASLSRLLQLASPMLPVGAYSYSQGLEWAIETAVVKDVRSASTWIEDVLSVYYANFELPVLLRLYQAWQHQNLEAIQYWDAFYQAGRDSREALAETQQMAYSLLRLQDELATWPAPICALTKQLKQPAFPTIFSLTAYDWAISQQHTLHAYAWSFLENQVSAIMKAVPLGQVAGQRILSELGQIIPTLITEAMQLPEDEIHNFCPALSIAGCRHETQYSRLFRS; encoded by the coding sequence ATGTCTGCTTCGCTTTCACGACTGTTACAGCTTGCCAGTCCCATGCTGCCGGTTGGTGCATATAGCTATTCTCAAGGACTGGAGTGGGCGATTGAAACGGCGGTGGTGAAAGATGTCCGTTCTGCTTCAACATGGATAGAAGATGTCTTATCAGTTTATTACGCCAACTTTGAGTTACCGGTGTTACTCAGGTTATATCAAGCATGGCAACATCAAAACCTTGAAGCTATTCAATATTGGGATGCTTTTTATCAGGCGGGTCGAGACAGTCGTGAAGCCTTAGCGGAAACTCAGCAAATGGCCTATTCTTTATTAAGATTACAAGATGAACTGGCAACCTGGCCGGCGCCCATTTGCGCATTAACAAAACAGCTCAAACAACCAGCATTTCCAACGATTTTCAGCCTGACCGCATATGATTGGGCTATTTCGCAGCAACACACACTGCACGCTTATGCCTGGTCTTTTTTAGAAAACCAGGTCAGCGCCATCATGAAGGCTGTGCCACTTGGACAAGTTGCCGGCCAGCGCATTTTGTCTGAGCTTGGCCAGATCATCCCGACCTTGATAACCGAAGCCATGCAATTACCGGAGGATGAGATTCACAATTTTTGTCCGGCGTTAAGTATCGCTGGTTGTCGGCATGAAACGCAGTATTCAAGATTATTCCGTTCCTGA
- the ureE gene encoding urease accessory protein UreE: MLSVTTKLVAAQPEMTVDDVATLSYDLRQKSRIRVTLESGSEAAFYLKRGTILRGGDFLQAESGEVIAVVAADQAVMRVTAKTPQALAQAAYHLGNRHVPLEIGSGWLKLEQDSVLQDMLIGLGVQVELMQAPFEPESGAYSGGVHHHHDDGHHHSHGHHSHS; the protein is encoded by the coding sequence ATGTTATCGGTAACAACCAAGCTGGTGGCCGCACAACCTGAGATGACGGTTGATGATGTCGCAACGTTATCCTACGATTTACGTCAAAAAAGCCGAATCAGAGTGACCTTGGAATCAGGCTCAGAAGCCGCTTTTTACCTGAAACGCGGCACCATATTGCGGGGTGGGGATTTTTTGCAGGCAGAGTCGGGTGAGGTGATCGCGGTTGTTGCTGCGGATCAGGCTGTGATGCGCGTCACGGCAAAAACCCCACAAGCACTCGCTCAGGCTGCGTATCACTTGGGTAACCGACATGTGCCACTGGAAATTGGTTCGGGCTGGCTGAAGCTGGAGCAAGATAGCGTTTTGCAGGATATGCTGATTGGTTTGGGTGTTCAGGTCGAATTGATGCAGGCGCCGTTTGAACCCGAGTCCGGTGCCTATTCTGGTGGTGTTCATCACCATCATGATGATGGGCATCACCATTCTCATGGCCACCATTCCCATTCGTAA
- the ureC gene encoding urease subunit alpha: protein MSLEIDRQAYAEMFGPTVGDKIRLADTDLWIEVEQDMTTHGEEVKFGGGKVIRDGMGQSQLPAAEVADTVITNALIIDAITGIIKADVAIKDGHIWAIGKAGNPDIQPDVTIPIGAGTEIIAGEGMILTAGGIDSHIHWICPQQIEEALMSGVTTMLGGGTGPATGTYATTCTPGPWHIHRMLEAAEAFPMNLGFFGKGNVSQPQPAKEQVEAGVIGLKLHEDWGTTPAAIDTCLSVADEMDIQVAIHSDTLNESGFVETTLAAFKGRTIHTFHTEGAGGGHAPDIIKAISSPNVLPSSTNPTRPFTVNTLDEHLDMLMVCHHLDPAIAEDVAFAESRIRRETIAAEDILHDTGAFSMMSSDSQAMGRVGEVIIRTWQTAHKMKLQRGALAQDAQRGEGDADNFRIKRYIAKYTINPAITHGIAHKVGSIEPGKFADLVLWRPAFFGVKPSLILKGGMIAAAAMGDPNASIPTPQPVHYRPMFGSFGKAVQSSLTFISEAALHNPAVQGLQLQKPLIAVKNCRNISKKDMVLNDATPHVSVDPETYQVLADGDLLICEPATELPMAQRYFLF, encoded by the coding sequence ATGAGTCTGGAAATTGATCGGCAGGCCTATGCCGAAATGTTTGGTCCAACGGTTGGTGACAAAATTCGATTGGCCGATACCGATCTTTGGATAGAAGTTGAGCAGGATATGACCACGCATGGTGAGGAGGTCAAGTTCGGTGGGGGTAAAGTCATTCGCGATGGCATGGGACAGTCACAATTGCCTGCTGCAGAAGTCGCCGATACCGTTATAACCAATGCGTTAATCATCGATGCGATAACTGGCATCATCAAGGCCGATGTCGCTATTAAAGATGGCCATATCTGGGCGATTGGTAAAGCAGGTAATCCGGATATTCAGCCGGATGTCACGATTCCAATCGGGGCTGGGACCGAAATTATTGCCGGTGAAGGCATGATTTTGACCGCAGGCGGCATCGATAGTCATATTCACTGGATTTGCCCACAACAAATTGAAGAAGCGCTGATGTCTGGTGTCACCACCATGCTGGGTGGCGGAACCGGGCCGGCTACCGGCACTTATGCAACGACTTGTACGCCAGGTCCTTGGCATATTCATCGCATGCTCGAAGCCGCTGAAGCCTTTCCGATGAATTTGGGGTTTTTTGGTAAGGGTAATGTATCTCAACCGCAACCTGCCAAGGAGCAAGTTGAGGCCGGTGTTATTGGTTTGAAATTGCATGAGGACTGGGGAACAACGCCAGCCGCTATTGATACTTGCTTGTCGGTTGCCGATGAGATGGATATTCAAGTTGCGATTCACTCAGATACGTTGAACGAATCCGGCTTTGTCGAAACAACACTGGCCGCCTTCAAGGGGCGGACAATTCACACCTTTCACACCGAAGGTGCTGGCGGCGGCCATGCCCCGGATATTATTAAAGCGATAAGTTCGCCGAACGTATTGCCTTCTTCAACCAACCCGACTCGACCCTTTACCGTCAATACGCTAGATGAGCATCTGGATATGCTGATGGTTTGCCATCATCTGGATCCGGCTATTGCGGAGGATGTGGCTTTTGCTGAATCACGGATTCGTCGAGAAACCATTGCTGCGGAAGATATTTTGCACGATACGGGGGCTTTTTCGATGATGTCTTCGGACTCGCAAGCGATGGGGCGGGTTGGTGAGGTGATTATTCGAACTTGGCAGACGGCACATAAAATGAAATTACAGCGTGGCGCGCTGGCGCAAGATGCGCAACGTGGTGAAGGCGACGCCGATAATTTTCGTATCAAACGGTACATTGCCAAATATACGATTAACCCCGCAATAACCCATGGTATCGCACATAAAGTTGGTTCAATTGAGCCCGGTAAATTTGCTGACTTAGTCTTGTGGCGACCGGCTTTTTTTGGCGTCAAGCCCAGTCTGATTTTGAAGGGCGGTATGATTGCTGCGGCGGCAATGGGGGACCCGAATGCTTCGATTCCAACGCCACAGCCAGTTCATTATCGCCCTATGTTTGGCAGTTTTGGCAAAGCTGTTCAATCATCATTGACCTTTATTTCTGAAGCCGCGCTGCACAATCCGGCTGTACAGGGGTTACAGTTGCAAAAACCATTAATTGCCGTCAAAAACTGTCGTAATATCAGCAAAAAAGACATGGTATTAAATGATGCAACACCGCATGTTTCCGTTGATCCGGAGACTTATCAGGTACTTGCCGATGGTGATTTACTGATCTGCGAACCCGCGACAGAGCTGCCGATGGCGCAGCGTTATTTTTTGTTTTAG
- a CDS encoding urease subunit beta: protein MIPGEMRVKTGKLPMNVGRQCVTIDVANSGDRPVQVGSHYHFYEVNTALQFDRQQAYGFRLNIAPGTAVRFEPGQTRTVELVALAGLRHVYGFAGKVMGALS, encoded by the coding sequence ATGATACCCGGAGAAATGCGCGTAAAAACAGGCAAACTACCGATGAATGTGGGGCGACAGTGCGTCACTATCGATGTTGCCAATAGTGGCGATCGACCGGTTCAAGTTGGCTCACATTATCATTTTTATGAGGTGAATACGGCCTTACAGTTTGATCGTCAGCAAGCCTATGGATTTCGATTAAATATTGCCCCGGGAACGGCAGTGCGTTTTGAGCCCGGCCAGACGCGGACGGTGGAGTTAGTTGCTTTAGCTGGATTACGACATGTCTATGGTTTTGCTGGCAAGGTAATGGGGGCTTTGTCATGA
- the ureA gene encoding urease subunit gamma, with amino-acid sequence MELTPREKDKLLIFTAALVAERRKNRGLKLNYPEAVAYISAAIMEGARDGQTVAELMDYGATLLSREDVMAGIADMLPEIQVEATFPDGTKLVTVHNPIV; translated from the coding sequence ATGGAACTGACGCCAAGAGAAAAAGATAAATTATTAATTTTTACTGCGGCACTAGTGGCTGAGCGGCGCAAAAATCGCGGCCTGAAATTAAATTATCCAGAAGCCGTTGCTTATATATCAGCGGCGATTATGGAAGGGGCGCGGGATGGGCAGACGGTTGCCGAGCTGATGGATTATGGCGCAACCTTGTTGTCGCGGGAGGATGTCATGGCAGGGATTGCTGACATGTTGCCTGAAATTCAGGTTGAGGCCACTTTCCCTGATGGCACCAAGCTGGTCACGGTTCACAACCCGATAGTATGA
- a CDS encoding urease accessory protein UreD yields MRTEPALLPTKANHTVTNQAMAGWDASLSLNFAKRADQTILARRQHRGPLVVQKMLYPEGSDLAHGVIVHPPGGVAGGDKLQLSTQMQPHTAALLTTPGATKWYKSAGRQASQHINFSLKTASLLEWLPQENIVFDAAEVRLETQVQLCESAVFAGWEVVCLGRQASGEYWHQGRFQQRLQIKRDKRLIWNESAVIRPSSRVRMALAGLDSRPVFGSFVVAAGEVPSDVLQACRDIVPKRSADYGVSALPEVFTARYMGVCAQDAKHYFDGLWQVLRPWYAARPAIRPRIWAT; encoded by the coding sequence ATGCGCACCGAGCCTGCTTTATTACCAACGAAAGCTAATCATACTGTTACCAACCAGGCGATGGCTGGCTGGGATGCCAGCCTAAGCCTAAATTTTGCAAAGCGTGCAGATCAGACGATATTGGCACGCCGTCAACATCGTGGTCCTCTGGTGGTGCAAAAAATGCTCTATCCTGAAGGCTCAGATCTCGCGCACGGGGTTATTGTTCATCCGCCTGGTGGGGTTGCGGGTGGCGATAAACTGCAATTATCAACCCAAATGCAACCACATACGGCAGCTTTGCTTACCACGCCGGGTGCGACGAAATGGTATAAATCTGCCGGTCGTCAGGCAAGTCAACACATTAATTTTTCATTGAAGACCGCCAGTTTGTTGGAATGGTTACCGCAAGAAAATATTGTCTTTGATGCAGCTGAGGTGAGATTAGAAACACAAGTTCAGTTATGTGAATCTGCTGTTTTTGCCGGCTGGGAAGTGGTTTGTTTAGGACGCCAGGCCAGTGGTGAATATTGGCATCAGGGGCGTTTTCAGCAACGATTACAAATTAAACGCGACAAACGGCTAATCTGGAATGAGTCAGCAGTTATTCGGCCAAGTAGCCGTGTTCGTATGGCATTAGCCGGGTTGGACAGTCGGCCAGTCTTTGGCAGCTTTGTGGTTGCCGCAGGTGAAGTCCCATCTGACGTCTTACAGGCTTGTCGTGATATTGTGCCCAAGCGTTCAGCCGATTATGGCGTCTCGGCATTGCCAGAAGTGTTTACAGCGAGATATATGGGCGTTTGTGCTCAGGATGCAAAACACTATTTTGATGGTTTGTGGCAGGTATTACGTCCTTGGTATGCTGCTCGACCAGCGATTCGCCCTCGTATCTGGGCTACTTGA
- the urtE gene encoding urea ABC transporter ATP-binding subunit UrtE, with product MFEVENLQVSYGQSQVIHDISFKADKNETLAIMGRNGMGKTTLFKSLMGILPSQASKVRVADTEVAALESHKRVASGIAYVPQGRMIFPTLTVQENIETGLQVSKMKSIPDEIFALFPVLHDMRHRKGGNLSGGQQQQLAIARALVTNPKVLLLDEPTEGIQPSIIKDIAKVLNEIRKMREITIIVSEQVLSFTMEIADRIIVIEKGKFIHEDRRENVDAAMIKKFLTV from the coding sequence ATGTTTGAAGTAGAAAATTTGCAGGTCAGTTACGGTCAAAGTCAGGTGATACATGACATCAGCTTCAAAGCCGACAAAAACGAAACGTTGGCGATTATGGGCCGAAATGGTATGGGTAAAACCACCTTGTTTAAATCGTTGATGGGCATTTTACCCAGTCAGGCCAGTAAAGTGCGTGTTGCTGATACCGAGGTTGCGGCACTTGAAAGTCATAAACGTGTTGCCAGTGGTATTGCTTACGTCCCGCAAGGTCGCATGATTTTTCCAACGCTGACGGTGCAGGAAAATATTGAAACCGGGTTGCAGGTATCAAAAATGAAGTCGATTCCCGATGAAATTTTTGCTTTGTTTCCCGTGTTGCATGATATGCGCCATCGCAAAGGTGGCAATCTGTCTGGTGGTCAGCAGCAGCAATTAGCTATTGCCCGCGCCTTGGTAACCAATCCGAAGGTGTTGTTGTTGGATGAGCCCACAGAGGGTATCCAGCCATCTATCATTAAAGATATCGCTAAGGTATTGAATGAAATACGTAAAATGCGGGAAATTACCATCATTGTCTCCGAGCAGGTGCTCAGTTTTACCATGGAGATTGCTGATCGGATCATTGTGATTGAAAAAGGCAAGTTTATTCATGAAGATCGACGTGAGAATGTCGATGCTGCCATGATTAAAAAATTCCTGACCGTTTAG